A region of Streptomyces halobius DNA encodes the following proteins:
- a CDS encoding GlsB/YeaQ/YmgE family stress response membrane protein, which yields MTWLWAIIVGLALGLIAKAVIPGKQAIPLWLTVIFGMLGAVLGNWLATGIGVRDTPGIDWVRHLLQLIGAVLIVGVGDRLWVALRGTKGRIR from the coding sequence ATGACGTGGTTGTGGGCCATCATTGTGGGCTTGGCCCTGGGCCTGATCGCAAAGGCCGTCATCCCCGGCAAGCAGGCGATCCCGCTCTGGCTCACCGTGATCTTCGGCATGCTCGGCGCCGTCCTGGGCAACTGGCTGGCCACCGGCATCGGAGTCCGGGACACCCCGGGCATCGACTGGGTCCGTCACCTGCTGCAGCTCATCGGCGCCGTGCTCATCGTCGGGGTGGGTGACCGCCTCTGGGTGGCCCTACGGGGCACCAAAGGCCGGATCAGGTAG
- the tyrS gene encoding tyrosine--tRNA ligase, whose amino-acid sequence MTRLGESVARASTLLSADLSSDATVQELLKETGARRYLDLTDLPAKEQAELIASRTVEVLPGVDKLAERIEERRAAGKGLHIKLGIDPTATDVHLGHAVPLIILSRFQRLGHDVTLIIGDFTAKIGDPSGRTAERPPLTDQDIARNLATYREQVRPFFDFEKVRFRQNSEWLAPYTFPELLALLAQVPASQLLQREDFRNRLASGSGLTMTELLYPIAQGLDSVALECDVELGGSDQLLNLQMGRKLMELRGQRPQLVVTMPLIEGTDGTGAKMSKSKGNYVGLNAPADDVFGKIMSVPDRLMEPYLKAWTEWTDEEIELVLGRVTDRSLHPMDLKKVLAGEVVTALYGVDAAMAARAGFVAQFSKKSFADVGTLPVVDLAEHSSETVAAVLTQVLEFTPSASAARRLAKQNALRLVVEGEAGQETVVLAEADAARPLGEVLAEKLGGAAGTVYLKAGRKLAHVEGR is encoded by the coding sequence ATGACACGCCTCGGCGAATCCGTCGCCCGCGCCAGCACGCTGCTCTCCGCCGACCTCTCCTCGGACGCGACCGTCCAGGAGCTGCTCAAGGAGACGGGCGCGCGGCGCTATCTCGACCTGACGGACCTGCCCGCCAAGGAGCAGGCCGAACTGATCGCGTCCCGTACGGTCGAGGTCCTGCCGGGTGTGGACAAGCTGGCCGAGCGCATCGAGGAGCGCCGCGCGGCGGGCAAGGGTCTGCACATCAAGCTGGGCATCGACCCGACGGCGACCGATGTGCACCTGGGGCACGCGGTGCCGCTGATCATCCTCAGCCGGTTCCAGCGGCTGGGCCACGACGTCACGCTGATCATCGGTGACTTCACCGCGAAGATCGGCGACCCGTCGGGGCGTACCGCCGAGCGGCCGCCGCTGACCGACCAGGACATCGCACGGAACCTCGCCACCTACCGCGAGCAGGTGCGTCCCTTCTTCGACTTCGAGAAGGTCCGCTTCCGGCAGAACAGCGAGTGGCTGGCGCCGTACACCTTCCCCGAGCTGCTCGCCCTGCTCGCCCAGGTGCCCGCCTCGCAGCTGCTGCAGCGCGAGGACTTCCGCAACCGTCTCGCGTCCGGCTCCGGTCTGACCATGACCGAGCTGCTGTACCCGATCGCCCAGGGTCTGGACTCGGTGGCGCTGGAGTGCGATGTGGAGCTGGGCGGATCCGACCAGCTGCTCAATCTGCAGATGGGCCGCAAGCTGATGGAGCTGCGCGGGCAGCGGCCGCAGCTGGTGGTGACCATGCCGCTGATCGAGGGCACGGACGGCACCGGCGCCAAGATGTCCAAGTCCAAGGGCAATTACGTCGGGCTGAACGCTCCCGCCGACGATGTCTTCGGCAAGATCATGTCGGTGCCGGACCGGCTGATGGAGCCGTACCTCAAGGCGTGGACGGAGTGGACGGACGAGGAGATCGAGCTGGTCCTGGGCCGGGTCACGGACCGGTCGCTGCACCCGATGGACCTCAAGAAGGTCCTCGCCGGTGAGGTCGTCACCGCGCTGTACGGCGTGGACGCGGCGATGGCGGCGCGGGCCGGGTTCGTCGCGCAATTCTCGAAGAAGTCGTTCGCGGATGTCGGCACGCTGCCGGTGGTGGACCTCGCCGAGCACTCCTCGGAGACGGTGGCTGCGGTGCTGACGCAGGTGCTGGAGTTCACGCCCAGCGCTTCGGCCGCCCGGCGGCTGGCCAAGCAGAACGCGCTGCGGCTGGTCGTGGAGGGCGAGGCGGGGCAGGAGACCGTGGTGCTCGCCGAGGCGGATGCGGCGCGGCCGCTGGGTGAGGTGCTGGCCGAGAAGCTGGGGGGCGCGGCGGGGACGGTGTACCTGAAGGCCGGGCGGAAGCTGGCGCACGTCGAAGGGCGCTGA
- a CDS encoding metallopeptidase TldD-related protein: MSPRSNPPHQIVERALELSRADGCVVIADEHSSANLRWAGNALTTNGVTRGRTLTVIATVDGGQGTASGVVSRSAVTADDLEPLVRAAEAAARDAGPAEDAQPLVTGTKASDDFTGPPAETSSEVFAGFAPTLGESFRQARAGGRELYGFAYHEIVSSYLGTSAGLRLRHDQPTGTLELNAKSAGSGAAAARSAWAGRATRDFTDVDPRELDAELARRLGWAERRIELPAGRYETLLPPTAVADLLIYQLWSSSARDAAEGRTVFSKPGGEDEEAAARPGAGTRLGERLSGLPLTLRSDPGAPGLECAPFVLAHSSGDDASVFDNGLPLPATEWIRDGVLNRLVTTRHTAGLTGLPVTPGVDNLLLEAGGSRSLDEMVAAAGHDGPTLLLTCLWYIREVDPATLLLTGLTRDGVYLVENGEVVGEVNNFRFNESPVDLLSRAVEAGRTERTLPREWSDYFTRAAMPALRIPDFNMSSVSRGV; this comes from the coding sequence ATGAGTCCCCGGAGCAATCCGCCGCACCAGATCGTCGAGCGAGCCCTGGAGCTCTCCCGGGCCGACGGCTGCGTCGTCATCGCCGATGAGCACTCCAGCGCCAATCTGCGCTGGGCGGGCAACGCGCTCACCACCAACGGCGTCACCCGTGGGCGGACGCTGACCGTCATCGCGACCGTGGACGGCGGGCAGGGCACCGCGTCCGGTGTGGTCTCGCGTTCGGCGGTGACCGCGGACGATCTGGAGCCGCTGGTACGGGCCGCGGAGGCGGCGGCCCGGGACGCGGGTCCGGCCGAGGACGCTCAGCCGCTGGTCACCGGCACCAAGGCGTCCGACGACTTCACCGGCCCGCCCGCCGAGACCTCCTCGGAGGTCTTCGCGGGCTTTGCGCCGACGCTCGGCGAGTCCTTCCGGCAGGCCCGCGCGGGCGGCCGGGAGCTGTACGGCTTCGCCTACCACGAGATCGTCTCGTCCTATCTGGGCACCTCGGCCGGGCTGCGGCTGCGGCACGACCAGCCCACCGGGACGCTGGAGCTGAACGCCAAATCCGCAGGTTCTGGCGCGGCCGCAGCACGCTCGGCCTGGGCCGGCCGGGCGACCCGTGACTTCACCGACGTCGACCCGCGGGAGCTGGATGCCGAGCTGGCCCGGCGGCTGGGCTGGGCCGAGCGGCGGATCGAGCTGCCGGCCGGGCGCTACGAGACGCTGCTGCCGCCGACCGCCGTCGCGGACCTGCTGATCTACCAGCTGTGGTCGTCGTCGGCCCGCGACGCCGCCGAGGGCCGTACGGTCTTCTCCAAGCCGGGCGGCGAGGACGAAGAGGCGGCGGCGCGGCCCGGGGCGGGTACCCGGCTCGGCGAGCGGCTGTCCGGGCTGCCGCTGACCCTGCGCAGCGATCCGGGGGCGCCCGGCCTGGAGTGCGCGCCGTTCGTGCTGGCGCATTCCTCCGGCGACGACGCGTCCGTCTTTGACAACGGGCTGCCGCTGCCGGCCACCGAGTGGATCCGTGACGGGGTGCTGAACCGGCTGGTGACCACCCGGCACACCGCCGGGCTGACCGGCCTCCCGGTGACGCCCGGTGTCGACAACCTCCTTCTGGAGGCGGGCGGTTCACGTTCCCTGGACGAGATGGTGGCGGCCGCCGGGCATGACGGTCCCACGCTGCTGCTGACCTGCCTCTGGTACATCCGCGAGGTCGATCCGGCGACCCTGCTGCTGACCGGGCTGACCCGGGACGGCGTCTATCTGGTGGAGAACGGCGAGGTCGTCGGCGAGGTCAACAACTTCCGCTTCAACGAGTCGCCGGTGGATCTGCTGTCCCGGGCGGTGGAGGCGGGCCGTACGGAGCGCACGCTGCCGCGCGAGTGGAGCGACTACTTCACCCGGGCGGCGATGCCTGCGCTGCGTATCCCGGACTTCAATATGAGTTCGGTCAGCCGGGGCGTATGA
- a CDS encoding TldD/PmbA family protein, which yields MRRLREDAVPASPHALDETFLALPLSALADAALARARALGAEHADFRLERVRSAAWRLRDARTSATSDTTDLGYAVRVVHGGAWGFASGVDLTMDAAARVASQAVAMAKLSAKVVRAAGSDEHAVELAPEPAHPGRTWVSSYDINPFSVPDAEKTGLLAEWSARLLAAPGVAHADASLMTVQENKFYADTAGTSTTQQRVRLHPELTAVAVDPVSGEFDSMRTLAPPVGRGWEYLTDGRYDWDGELARIPEYLAEKMRAPSVEAGTYDLVVDPSNLWLTIHESIGHATELDRALGYEAAYAGTSFATFDQLGKLAYGSEIMNVTGDRTAEHGLATIGYDDEGVAAQSWDLIRDGTLVGYQLDRRIARLTGFPRSNGCAFADSPGHVPVQRMANVSLRPAPDGPSTEELIAGVERGIYVVGDRSWSIDMQRYNFQFTGQRFFRIENGRLAGQLRDVAYQATTTDFWGSMTALGGPRTYVLGGAFNCGKAQPGQIAAVSHGCPSALFEGVNILNTTQEAGR from the coding sequence ATGCGCCGACTACGGGAGGACGCTGTGCCTGCTTCACCCCATGCCCTTGACGAGACCTTCCTGGCGCTGCCGTTGAGCGCGCTCGCCGATGCCGCGCTGGCGCGGGCCCGCGCGCTGGGCGCCGAACACGCCGACTTCCGCCTGGAGCGGGTGCGCAGCGCGGCCTGGCGGCTGCGGGACGCACGGACGTCCGCGACCTCGGACACCACCGACCTCGGGTATGCCGTACGGGTGGTGCACGGCGGGGCCTGGGGCTTCGCGTCCGGCGTGGATCTGACGATGGACGCGGCGGCGCGGGTGGCGTCCCAGGCGGTGGCGATGGCGAAGCTGTCGGCAAAGGTGGTCCGGGCCGCGGGCTCGGACGAGCACGCTGTGGAGCTGGCACCCGAACCGGCCCACCCGGGCCGTACCTGGGTCTCCTCGTACGACATCAACCCGTTCTCCGTGCCGGACGCCGAGAAAACCGGGCTGCTGGCGGAGTGGAGCGCACGGCTGCTGGCGGCGCCGGGCGTGGCGCACGCGGACGCGTCGCTGATGACTGTCCAGGAGAACAAGTTCTACGCGGACACCGCGGGCACCAGCACCACGCAGCAGCGGGTGCGGCTGCATCCGGAGCTGACGGCGGTCGCGGTGGACCCGGTGAGCGGCGAGTTCGACTCGATGCGCACCCTCGCGCCGCCGGTCGGCCGCGGCTGGGAGTATCTGACCGACGGCCGCTACGACTGGGACGGTGAGCTGGCCCGGATCCCGGAGTACCTCGCCGAGAAGATGCGCGCGCCGAGCGTCGAGGCCGGGACGTACGACCTGGTCGTGGATCCGTCCAACCTGTGGCTGACGATCCATGAGTCGATCGGCCACGCGACCGAGCTGGACCGGGCGCTGGGCTACGAGGCGGCGTACGCGGGCACCTCGTTCGCCACCTTCGACCAGCTGGGGAAGCTGGCGTACGGCTCCGAGATCATGAATGTGACGGGCGACCGGACCGCCGAGCACGGGCTGGCGACGATCGGCTACGACGACGAGGGGGTGGCCGCGCAGTCCTGGGACCTGATCCGGGACGGAACCCTGGTCGGCTATCAACTCGACCGCAGAATCGCCCGGTTGACGGGGTTCCCACGCTCCAACGGGTGCGCGTTCGCGGACTCGCCGGGCCATGTGCCGGTCCAGCGGATGGCGAATGTCTCGCTCCGGCCGGCGCCGGACGGGCCGTCCACGGAGGAGCTGATCGCGGGGGTGGAACGCGGCATCTATGTCGTCGGCGACCGCTCCTGGTCGATCGATATGCAGCGGTACAACTTCCAGTTCACCGGTCAGCGGTTCTTCCGCATCGAGAACGGGCGGCTGGCCGGGCAGCTGCGCGATGTCGCCTATCAGGCGACGACCACCGACTTCTGGGGCTCGATGACCGCGCTGGGCGGGCCGCGGACGTATGTGCTGGGCGGCGCCTTCAACTGCGGGAAGGCGCAGCCGGGGCAGATCGCCGCCGTCTCACACGGCTGTCCGTCGGCCCTCTTCGAGGGTGTCAACATTCTCAACACGACGCAGGAGGCGGGTCGATGA
- the fabG gene encoding 3-oxoacyl-[acyl-carrier-protein] reductase, whose protein sequence is MSRSVLVTGGNRGIGLAIARAFAEAGDKVAITYRSGEPPAGFLAVRCDITDTEQVEQAYKEIEEKQGPVEVLVANAGVTRDQLLMRMSEEDFTSVLETNLTGTFRVVKRANRAMLRARKGRVVLISSVVGLMGAPGQANYAASKAGLVGFARSLARELGSRNITVNVVAPGFVDTDMTRVLSDEQREGIVKQVPLARYAQPEEIASSVRFLASDEAAYITGAVIPVDGGLGMGH, encoded by the coding sequence TTGAGCCGCTCGGTTCTGGTCACTGGAGGCAACCGCGGCATCGGCCTCGCCATTGCCCGAGCCTTCGCCGAGGCAGGCGACAAGGTCGCCATCACCTACCGCTCGGGCGAACCGCCCGCGGGGTTTTTGGCCGTGAGATGCGATATCACGGACACCGAACAGGTCGAGCAGGCGTACAAGGAGATCGAGGAGAAGCAGGGCCCGGTCGAGGTGCTGGTGGCCAACGCCGGTGTCACCCGCGACCAGTTGCTGATGCGGATGTCCGAGGAGGACTTCACCTCGGTCCTGGAGACCAACCTCACCGGCACCTTCCGGGTGGTCAAGCGCGCCAACCGCGCGATGCTGCGGGCCCGTAAGGGACGCGTCGTGCTGATCTCGTCCGTGGTCGGCCTGATGGGCGCCCCGGGCCAGGCGAACTACGCCGCCTCCAAGGCCGGTCTGGTGGGCTTCGCCCGCTCGCTCGCCCGGGAGCTGGGCAGCCGTAACATCACCGTCAACGTGGTCGCACCCGGCTTCGTCGACACCGACATGACCCGTGTGCTCTCCGACGAGCAGCGGGAGGGCATCGTCAAGCAGGTGCCGCTCGCACGCTATGCGCAGCCCGAGGAGATCGCTTCCTCGGTTCGCTTCCTGGCCTCCGACGAGGCCGCGTACATCACCGGAGCCGTCATTCCCGTCGACGGCGGATTGGGTATGGGTCACTGA
- the fabI gene encoding enoyl-ACP reductase FabI — MSGILAGKRILVTGVLTEASIAFQAAKVAQNEGAEVILTGYGRLSLVERIAKRLPKEAPVIELDVTNQEHLDGLADKIREHQGEDARLDGIVHSIAFGPQGAFNFLEASWEDVSTAVQVSAYSYKSLTTACLPLMRHGGAIVGLTFDAQMAWPKYDWMGVAKAALESTNRYLARDLGSQGIRCNLVSAGPIKSMAAKSIPGFEELADVWNHRAPIGWDLADPEPAGRGVVGMLSDFFPRTTGEIVHVDGGVHMMGA, encoded by the coding sequence ATGAGTGGAATCCTTGCAGGCAAGCGCATCCTCGTCACGGGTGTCCTGACCGAGGCGTCGATCGCGTTTCAGGCGGCCAAGGTCGCCCAGAACGAGGGCGCCGAGGTGATCCTCACCGGCTACGGCCGGCTCTCCCTCGTCGAGCGGATCGCCAAGCGGCTCCCCAAGGAAGCCCCGGTCATCGAGCTGGACGTGACCAACCAGGAGCACCTGGACGGTCTCGCCGACAAGATCCGCGAGCACCAGGGCGAGGACGCCCGCCTCGACGGCATCGTGCACTCCATCGCCTTCGGCCCGCAGGGCGCCTTCAACTTCCTGGAGGCGTCGTGGGAGGACGTGTCGACCGCAGTGCAGGTCTCGGCGTACTCGTACAAGTCGCTGACCACGGCCTGCCTGCCGCTGATGCGGCACGGCGGCGCGATCGTCGGCCTCACCTTCGACGCCCAGATGGCCTGGCCGAAGTACGACTGGATGGGCGTGGCGAAGGCGGCGCTGGAGTCCACCAACCGCTACCTGGCGCGCGACCTCGGCTCCCAGGGCATCCGCTGCAACCTGGTGTCGGCGGGCCCGATCAAGTCGATGGCGGCCAAGTCCATCCCCGGCTTCGAGGAGCTGGCGGACGTGTGGAACCACCGCGCCCCGATCGGCTGGGACCTGGCCGACCCGGAGCCGGCCGGCCGTGGTGTCGTCGGCATGCTGTCCGACTTCTTCCCGCGGACGACCGGTGAGATCGTGCATGTCGACGGCGGTGTGCACATGATGGGCGCCTGA
- a CDS encoding FadR/GntR family transcriptional regulator produces the protein MPLTSPRRSALADQVIAQLRAQITSGEWPVGSRIPTEPALVEQLGVARNTVREAVRALAHNGLLDIRQGSGTYVVATSELAGVMNRRFADSEPRHVAELRSTLEASAARLAAQRRTDHDLRQIDALLERRESAWASGDAVAFVEADATLHMAIVAASHNDVLAEIYADLGGVLRDFLRADVGEVLRPEAHMDHARLVEAIRTGDGARAAAEASAHPFGCRLTLREHR, from the coding sequence ATGCCTCTGACCTCCCCCCGCCGGTCCGCGCTCGCCGACCAGGTGATCGCGCAACTGCGCGCCCAGATCACCTCCGGCGAGTGGCCCGTGGGCTCCCGCATCCCGACCGAGCCGGCGCTCGTCGAGCAGCTCGGGGTGGCCCGTAACACCGTCCGCGAGGCCGTCCGGGCGCTTGCCCACAACGGGCTGCTCGACATCCGGCAGGGCTCGGGCACCTACGTGGTCGCGACCAGTGAGCTGGCGGGGGTGATGAACCGCCGGTTCGCGGACTCCGAACCCCGGCATGTCGCCGAGCTGCGCAGCACCCTGGAAGCGTCGGCCGCCCGGCTCGCCGCGCAGCGTCGTACGGATCATGACCTGCGGCAGATCGACGCGCTGCTGGAGCGCCGCGAGAGTGCGTGGGCATCGGGCGATGCCGTGGCCTTCGTGGAGGCGGACGCGACCTTGCACATGGCGATCGTGGCGGCCTCGCACAATGACGTCCTGGCCGAGATCTACGCCGACCTCGGGGGCGTACTGCGCGACTTCCTGCGGGCCGATGTCGGCGAGGTGCTGCGGCCCGAGGCGCACATGGACCATGCCCGCCTCGTGGAGGCGATCCGCACGGGCGACGGCGCACGGGCCGCGGCCGAGGCGAGCGCGCACCCCTTCGGCTGCCGCCTCACCCTCCGGGAACATCGCTGA
- a CDS encoding CynX/NimT family MFS transporter: MADEDLATLGPAAEPLTPTASPSDGLGQPQPDPGGTRTPAAGSRGNRTPEPPGAGNAARWLRRLVIAGLVLAALNLRPAITSLGALLEEVRDGLGMSGTVAGLLTSVPALCFAAFGIAAPRLAKRWGPGTIVCAGMAAIAVGVAVRPFAGGTGGFLAASALALAGIAVSNVLMPVVIKTWFPDRVGSMTGLYSMALALGTSLAAAVTVPMTAALGGGWRSGLAVWAVLAAVAVLPWLAVAQRRGSAAGPATGGEAPAVAPPVRITSSPTAWALAVFFGLQATGAYITMGWMPQIFRDAGVSAGTAGVLLAVTMAMGVPLSFVLPRVASHMRHQGPLVVALGLCGLAGYTGLWLAPAVGAWAWALLMGISNCAFPLALTMIGMRSSSSAGVVKLSAFAQSVGYLLSIPGPLLVGTLYQHSGGWGAPIALMAGLMVPQIVVGVLAGRDRRIEEEGRGGA; this comes from the coding sequence ATGGCAGACGAAGACCTCGCGACCCTCGGCCCCGCGGCCGAGCCCCTGACCCCCACCGCCTCACCGTCCGACGGCCTCGGACAGCCGCAACCGGATCCCGGGGGGACTCGGACACCCGCAGCCGGCTCCCGAGGAAACCGGACCCCAGAGCCTCCGGGTGCCGGGAACGCCGCCCGGTGGCTGCGGCGGCTCGTCATCGCCGGTCTCGTCCTCGCCGCGCTCAATCTCCGTCCCGCCATCACCAGCCTCGGCGCACTCCTGGAGGAGGTCCGCGACGGCCTCGGCATGAGCGGGACCGTCGCCGGGCTGCTCACCTCCGTACCGGCCCTGTGCTTCGCCGCCTTCGGCATCGCGGCACCCCGGCTGGCGAAGCGCTGGGGCCCCGGCACGATCGTCTGCGCGGGGATGGCCGCGATAGCCGTGGGCGTCGCGGTACGGCCGTTCGCCGGCGGGACCGGTGGTTTTCTCGCGGCCAGCGCGCTTGCCCTGGCGGGAATCGCGGTCAGCAACGTCCTGATGCCCGTCGTCATCAAGACCTGGTTCCCGGACCGGGTCGGCTCGATGACCGGCCTGTACTCCATGGCGCTGGCCCTGGGGACCTCGCTCGCCGCGGCGGTCACCGTTCCCATGACCGCCGCGCTGGGTGGCGGTTGGCGGAGCGGGCTCGCCGTGTGGGCGGTGCTCGCCGCCGTCGCCGTCCTGCCGTGGCTGGCGGTCGCACAGCGGCGCGGGTCCGCCGCGGGACCGGCCACCGGCGGTGAAGCGCCCGCCGTGGCACCCCCGGTACGGATCACCTCGTCGCCGACCGCCTGGGCGCTGGCGGTCTTCTTCGGGCTGCAGGCGACCGGTGCGTACATCACGATGGGCTGGATGCCGCAGATCTTCCGGGACGCCGGGGTCTCGGCCGGCACCGCGGGCGTACTGCTCGCCGTGACGATGGCGATGGGCGTGCCGCTCTCGTTCGTCCTGCCGCGGGTGGCCTCCCACATGCGGCACCAGGGACCGCTCGTGGTGGCGCTCGGCCTGTGCGGTCTCGCCGGCTACACCGGACTCTGGCTCGCCCCGGCTGTCGGCGCCTGGGCCTGGGCGCTGCTGATGGGCATCTCCAACTGCGCCTTCCCGCTGGCCCTGACCATGATCGGAATGCGCTCGTCCAGCTCCGCCGGCGTGGTCAAGCTCTCGGCCTTCGCGCAGAGCGTGGGCTATCTGCTCTCCATCCCGGGCCCGCTGCTGGTCGGCACGCTCTACCAGCACAGCGGCGGCTGGGGCGCGCCGATCGCACTGATGGCGGGGCTGATGGTGCCGCAGATCGTGGTGGGGGTGCTGGCGGGGAGGGACCGGAGGATTGAGGAGGAGGGGCGAGGAGGGGCGTGA
- a CDS encoding SGM_5486 family transporter-associated protein, giving the protein MPVLEPNPQGGQKKLLLVLGAMLGVTVVVAIIASIAAP; this is encoded by the coding sequence ATGCCAGTGCTCGAACCGAATCCGCAGGGTGGCCAGAAGAAGCTGCTCCTCGTCCTGGGCGCCATGCTCGGGGTGACCGTCGTCGTCGCGATCATCGCGAGTATCGCCGCGCCGTGA